The following are encoded together in the Azospirillum brasilense genome:
- a CDS encoding Rap1a/Tai family immunity protein, with amino-acid sequence MKLRTKVALAVALTATVITAANAQMGPAPTETNFQVRTTGDLVRLCEATPNDATGIAALHFCHGFAVGAYQYHQVVTAAEGKRQLVCAPTPPPSRNDAVSAFVTWAKQNPKLMDTPPVDGLFRFLSQRYPCRA; translated from the coding sequence ATGAAACTCCGAACCAAGGTCGCTCTGGCCGTTGCCCTGACGGCGACGGTGATCACCGCCGCGAACGCGCAGATGGGGCCGGCCCCCACGGAAACCAATTTTCAGGTCCGGACCACGGGCGACCTTGTGCGGCTGTGCGAAGCCACGCCAAACGACGCGACCGGCATCGCGGCGCTCCATTTCTGCCACGGCTTCGCCGTCGGCGCCTATCAATACCATCAGGTCGTGACGGCCGCCGAAGGCAAGCGTCAACTGGTGTGCGCGCCGACGCCACCGCCGTCGCGCAACGACGCCGTTTCCGCTTTCGTCACCTGGGCAAAGCAGAATCCCAAGCTGATGGATACGCCGCCGGTGGATGGGCTGTTCCGCTTCCTGTCCCAACGCTATCCCTGCCGCGCCTGA
- a CDS encoding glycine zipper family protein: MKPTQILRVAVVALPLAACADMSPTQQRALTGTTGGAAGGALIGAIAGNAGMGAAIGAGAGLAGGLLYDYHKRTEASAYQRGVQQGSTQRSGTQ; the protein is encoded by the coding sequence ATGAAACCCACACAAATCCTCCGCGTCGCCGTCGTCGCGCTTCCCCTTGCGGCGTGCGCCGACATGTCACCGACCCAGCAACGCGCGCTCACCGGCACGACCGGAGGCGCTGCCGGCGGAGCACTGATCGGCGCCATCGCCGGCAACGCCGGCATGGGTGCGGCCATCGGCGCCGGTGCCGGTCTGGCCGGCGGTCTGCTCTACGACTATCACAAGCGGACCGAGGCCTCGGCCTACCAGCGCGGCGTCCAGCAGGGGTCCACCCAGCGAAGCGGCACCCAGTGA
- a CDS encoding aminoglycoside adenylyltransferase family protein: protein MAGILMAMIPFLAHEPRSCEQTVAAAAVVRDILGAAASAAYLYGSAVAGGLRPNSDLDILVVTERSLSDDERVAIIRQLLPISGSAAIGGPGRPIELTILARPALIPWRHPGCLELQYGEWMRTEFERGGMPEWPCRDPDVAVLIETARRGALPLFGPPVDSVLDPVPRTDLVRAMVDMVPILIPGIEEGDDRRNGLLTLARIWTTLTTGKILPKDQAADWALARLPEEHRRVLAHARAAYLGEEREDWNDLASGVRPHVDHVIARIRTLTAGTSPE, encoded by the coding sequence GTGGCTGGCATTCTGATGGCGATGATACCGTTCCTGGCGCATGAACCGCGATCCTGTGAGCAGACCGTTGCCGCTGCGGCGGTTGTTCGCGACATTCTCGGTGCCGCCGCCTCAGCCGCGTATCTCTACGGATCGGCAGTCGCGGGCGGCCTGCGCCCGAACAGCGATCTCGACATCCTAGTCGTCACTGAGCGATCGCTGTCCGACGATGAGCGCGTCGCGATCATCCGTCAGCTTTTGCCGATCTCGGGAAGCGCCGCCATCGGCGGGCCCGGCCGCCCCATTGAACTCACCATTCTCGCCCGCCCAGCCCTGATCCCATGGCGCCACCCCGGCTGCCTCGAGCTTCAGTATGGCGAATGGATGCGCACCGAGTTCGAGCGGGGCGGCATGCCCGAATGGCCGTGCCGGGATCCCGACGTCGCCGTCCTGATCGAGACGGCCCGCCGCGGAGCCCTGCCGCTCTTCGGCCCGCCCGTCGACTCCGTCCTCGATCCGGTGCCGCGCACGGATCTCGTCCGGGCCATGGTGGACATGGTGCCGATCCTAATTCCAGGCATCGAAGAAGGGGACGACAGACGAAACGGGCTGCTGACCCTGGCGCGCATCTGGACGACGCTCACGACCGGCAAGATCCTCCCGAAGGATCAAGCCGCCGATTGGGCGCTCGCGCGTCTGCCCGAGGAGCACCGGCGCGTTCTGGCGCACGCCCGGGCGGCCTATCTCGGCGAGGAGCGGGAGGATTGGAACGATCTCGCGTCGGGGGTGCGACCGCATGTTGACCACGTCATCGCACGCATCCGGACCCTGACGGCTGGAACATCGCCAGAGTGA
- a CDS encoding DUF2092 domain-containing protein yields MNGPRWLIRSALCSALCVFALVGPAFGTEAPPSDSPPQAVEQDEPDDSPIDDEAMTVLTRMADTLAQTQRFTVTIRASYDVVQDTGEKITFGERRALTLNRPDGLRVEAQESDGKRSLVTFDGKAISVFNADENVYAQIERAGTIDDAVRYLVQDLQVRLPLALLLVSTLPDELEQRLQTLDYVERDMLTAVPTDHLAGRTEDVDFQIWIATEGPPLPERVTITYKGDEGEPQYRAEFSDWNLNPDVQPAQLAFHPPDGAERIPVMIRVRRNAAGGSAGSSEGAPK; encoded by the coding sequence ATGAACGGACCCAGGTGGCTGATACGGTCGGCACTGTGCTCGGCGCTCTGCGTTTTCGCCCTGGTCGGGCCGGCCTTCGGGACCGAGGCGCCGCCGTCCGACAGCCCGCCGCAAGCGGTCGAGCAGGACGAGCCGGATGACTCGCCGATCGACGACGAGGCGATGACCGTCCTGACGCGCATGGCCGACACGCTCGCCCAGACCCAGCGCTTCACCGTGACCATCCGGGCCAGCTACGACGTGGTTCAGGACACGGGGGAGAAGATCACGTTCGGCGAGCGGCGCGCCCTCACCCTGAACCGCCCCGACGGGCTGCGGGTCGAAGCGCAGGAGAGCGACGGGAAACGGTCGCTGGTGACGTTCGACGGCAAGGCGATCTCCGTGTTCAACGCGGATGAGAACGTTTATGCCCAGATCGAACGGGCCGGCACCATCGACGACGCCGTGCGCTATCTGGTCCAGGATCTTCAGGTGCGGCTGCCGCTGGCGCTGCTGCTGGTCAGCACGCTGCCGGATGAACTGGAGCAACGCCTTCAGACGCTCGACTATGTGGAGCGGGACATGCTCACGGCGGTGCCGACCGATCACCTGGCGGGGCGCACCGAGGATGTCGACTTCCAGATCTGGATCGCCACCGAAGGCCCGCCGCTGCCCGAGCGCGTGACCATCACCTACAAGGGCGACGAGGGCGAGCCGCAATACCGGGCCGAATTCTCCGATTGGAACCTCAATCCGGACGTCCAGCCGGCGCAACTCGCCTTCCATCCTCCGGACGGCGCGGAACGCATTCCGGTCATGATCCGTGTCCGCCGCAACGCCGCCGGCGGTTCGGCCGGCAGTTCGGAAGGAGCGCCGAAATGA
- a CDS encoding esterase/lipase family protein, translating to MRRPPLPRGFAVAVLLVWTILAGGCATAVSVERVDHGTVHQQLTHNVLSAHALSDPTHNVLRRWSLTDRFLTQPENAMADLRALVTQGHGGADEIFALAEMSFLHAEEQGGRPYYLASALYAYAFLFPGGLDQPPSPYDPRFRLATDLYNRGLTSGLATEDRTGIAIREARHPLPFGELDVAFDSRELVWGGRQLTGFFPVAELQVHGLDARYRQPGIGAPLAAGTTQSTLAKGFQVAPRVKTPVTALLRIPDPRHQIMSGQVRAQLELYPSSDTEAVLIDRQPVPLEVEHTATLAYMLDGMPVWEFEFGGFLRGGLLDKLPSRLVALEPFRSGRIPVVFVHGTASSPVRWAEMLNDLRSDPRIRDRFQFWFFSYETGNPVPYSALLLRDSLQEAVSTLDPSGREPALHEMVVIGHSQGGLLTKLTAVDTGARLWNTAFRKPPDQLQLDPETRDLLTRALFIKPVPSVKRLVFIATPHGGSYVAGNRISQFVASLVRLPGRLLRVSTEIGKLDDASTTLAGQTGFGSVHAMTPGSLLVQTLARTPIAAGVKAHSIIAVRGDGPVETGDDGVVEYKSAHIDGVESEYIVRSGHSTQSDPRTIEEVRRILLLHWEESCTKRNECGPPGTGAPRIASRTR from the coding sequence ATGAGGCGCCCGCCCCTTCCGAGGGGCTTCGCCGTCGCGGTCCTGCTGGTCTGGACGATTCTTGCCGGAGGATGCGCGACGGCGGTCAGCGTCGAACGCGTGGACCACGGCACCGTCCATCAGCAGCTTACGCACAACGTCCTGTCGGCGCACGCGCTCAGCGATCCGACCCACAACGTGCTGCGCCGGTGGTCCCTGACGGACCGCTTCCTGACGCAGCCGGAGAACGCCATGGCCGACCTCCGCGCGCTGGTCACGCAGGGGCATGGCGGCGCCGACGAGATCTTCGCCTTGGCCGAGATGTCGTTTCTGCACGCCGAGGAGCAGGGAGGGCGGCCCTATTATCTGGCGTCCGCCCTCTACGCCTACGCGTTTCTCTTTCCGGGAGGACTGGACCAGCCGCCCAGCCCCTACGATCCCCGGTTCCGGCTGGCCACCGATCTGTACAACCGTGGCTTGACCTCCGGGCTGGCGACGGAGGACCGAACCGGCATCGCCATTCGGGAGGCCCGCCACCCGCTGCCGTTCGGTGAGTTGGACGTGGCCTTCGATTCTCGGGAACTGGTGTGGGGCGGGCGCCAGCTGACCGGCTTCTTTCCGGTCGCCGAGTTGCAGGTTCACGGCCTCGACGCCCGCTATCGCCAACCCGGCATCGGCGCCCCCTTGGCGGCGGGAACCACGCAGAGCACCCTGGCGAAGGGCTTCCAGGTCGCCCCGCGCGTCAAGACGCCCGTGACCGCGCTGCTGCGCATCCCCGATCCCCGGCACCAGATCATGAGCGGGCAGGTGCGCGCGCAACTCGAACTCTATCCCTCATCCGACACCGAAGCGGTGCTGATCGACCGCCAACCGGTGCCGCTGGAGGTCGAGCACACCGCCACGCTGGCCTACATGCTGGACGGCATGCCGGTCTGGGAATTCGAGTTCGGCGGCTTCCTGCGCGGCGGTCTGCTGGATAAGTTGCCGTCCCGCCTGGTCGCGCTGGAACCATTCCGGTCCGGCCGCATTCCCGTCGTCTTCGTTCACGGAACGGCATCGAGCCCGGTGCGCTGGGCCGAGATGCTGAACGATCTGAGGAGCGACCCGCGCATCCGCGACCGCTTTCAGTTCTGGTTCTTCAGCTACGAGACGGGCAATCCCGTTCCCTATTCCGCATTGTTGCTGCGTGATTCGCTGCAGGAGGCGGTGTCCACCCTGGACCCGTCCGGGCGGGAACCGGCGCTGCACGAGATGGTCGTCATCGGGCACAGCCAGGGTGGCCTGCTGACCAAGTTGACGGCGGTGGACACGGGCGCCCGACTGTGGAACACGGCGTTTCGCAAGCCGCCCGACCAGCTTCAGCTCGACCCGGAAACGCGCGACCTGCTGACGCGCGCCCTGTTCATAAAGCCGGTTCCGTCGGTCAAGCGCCTCGTCTTCATCGCCACGCCACATGGCGGCAGCTACGTCGCCGGCAACCGGATCAGCCAGTTCGTCGCAAGTTTGGTGCGGCTGCCGGGACGCCTGCTGAGAGTGAGTACGGAAATCGGCAAGCTGGACGACGCCAGCACCACACTTGCCGGACAGACGGGGTTTGGCAGCGTCCATGCCATGACGCCCGGCAGCCTGCTGGTCCAGACCCTGGCGCGCACGCCCATCGCCGCGGGGGTCAAGGCGCACTCGATCATCGCTGTGCGCGGCGACGGGCCGGTCGAAACCGGTGACGACGGCGTCGTGGAGTACAAGAGCGCCCACATCGACGGGGTCGAGTCCGAGTATATCGTGCGTTCCGGGCACTCGACGCAGTCCGACCCGCGCACGATCGAGGAGGTGCGCCGCATCCTTCTCCTCCATTGGGAGGAATCCTGTACGAAACGCAACGAGTGCGGACCACCGGGCACCGGCGCCCCCCGCATCGCGAGCCGGACCCGTTGA